A single window of Periophthalmus magnuspinnatus isolate fPerMag1 chromosome 9, fPerMag1.2.pri, whole genome shotgun sequence DNA harbors:
- the tal2 gene encoding T-cell acute lymphocytic leukemia protein 2 translates to MTRKVFTNTRERWRQHNVNTAFAELRKLIPTHPPEKKLSKNEILRLAMRYINFLVQVLEKQSPASSPSSTALLTLLRDNMEQLHSPPQPWTLISDTELPSPGSSCDSSEAW, encoded by the coding sequence ATGACAAGAAAAGTATTCACCAACACACGAGAGCGGTGGCGCCAGCACAACGTCAACACTGCCTTCGCTGAGCTCCGAAAGCTGATTCCCACCCATCCTCCCGAGAAGAAATTAAGCAAGAATGAGATCCTACGTCTGGCCATGCGTTACATCAACTTCCTGGTGCAAGTGCTGGAGAAGCAGAGTCCAGCGTCCAGCCCCTCGTCCACAGCTCTGCTCACCTTGCTCCGGGACAACATGGAGCAGCTACACTCCCCCCCTCAGCCCTGGACCCTCATCAGTGACACAGAGCTCCCGTCTCCGGGCTCCTCCTGTGACAGCTCTGAAGCCTGGTAG